The window ctctctctctcttcttgcaacattttataattagatttcgACCCTGTTGTGaccatttttcatatttgtatGCATGCTTAACTCTTTCCACactagcattttttttaaacacagtacagtccaaaagtttggaaccactagattttttatgtttttaaaagaagtttcgtctgctcaccaaggctacatttatttaattaaaaatacagtaaaaaaacagtaatattgtgaaatattattacaatttaaaataactgttttctatttgaatatatttgacaaagtaatttattcctgtgatgcaaagctgaattttcagcatcattactccagtcttcagtgtcacatgatccttcagaaatcattctaatatgctgatctgctgctcaagaaacatttaatgtgtacaattgtacaaaatatttgtgtacaatattttttttcaggattatttgatgaatagaaagttcaaaagaacagtgtttatctgaaatctaatcttttgtaacattataaatgtctttactgccacttttgattgatttaatgcatccttgctgaataaaagtattcatttctttaatttcttttcaaaaaaataaaaataaaaattcgtactgaccccaaacttttgaacggtagtgtataatgctacagaagctttgtatttcagataaatgctgttcttttgaactttctattcatcaaggaatcctgaaaaaaaaaaagtacacaactgttttcaacattgaaaataatcataaatgtttattgagcagcaaatcagcatattagaatgatttctgaaggatcatgtgacactgaagactggagtaatgatgctgaaaattcagctttgatcacaggaataaattactttgtcaaatatatttaaataatacacagttattttaaattgtaataatatttcacaatattactgttttttactgtatttttaattaaataaatgtagccttggtgagcagacgaaacttcttttaaaaacattaaaaatcttagttgttccaaacttttggactgtactggaCTGTATCTGAAcgtgcaatatatcaaaagaaagaacaggggctgtgtttaaaaaaaagtttctagcttcatgcatttgAAAGTTGAAAGTTGTGGGTAAGTTTTgagcaaaaagctgagaaaattgcatttttgacaAAGACTACAACGTGCATAAGAAATGCttttatcacttgtttctgctccttttttgcctgtgttttgatccagagagTCTGTCCTCTTTCAGAATGCATAATAGCGCCACCTACCATATAACAGTTACCGTATAACCGGAAAATTCCATTAATAGAGGGGAAAAAgttaagccctgggtatacttcattttttttgCACATACGCTAGTGTACGCACACACATGaagccttgcaaagtatactttaaTTGACTCATACGCGTACACAGGCATTCgacgcatgcacagttttgagcagTCTCTCTCCACGAGTTACTACCCATgcaaacatctttgtattctttcatgctagagttgtacaaatgagtaAACTTTCTAACCcctcttcacacaatctctcaTCTATATAGGCCTCAATTGTctctgtagcttgcatgtgttccggtctgttctgtttatgcagtttttctttgactaccttgtgaatcgacagcaccagggcacggttgccaccttTTGGATAAACGAATTactgcaaaagaaaaataaatgcgCATGTGCGACCTTACAAAAATCCGGTGTGGTGAGAAATCGAGTCCCCCCCCCAGGAATcaggtctcctttaggaccccgTGTGATCCTATTGGTTAACAGGCTTTTAATGGGTAGTATTTTTTCACATCCGTGACGGCAGCCATCAGCGTCCGTCTGCATTTTGGAGTAGTGAAAAGAGCTCTGACATCCCCCCCATTTTCCTATTGGTTCAACAGGCTTTTAATGGGTAGTATTTTTAATGTCAGATTAAAATTCCtgcaaaatcacattatgatttatattgtttaaaaagcGTTACAATGAccattaatgtcttttaaataggttttttaGTAAGCCTATGTACTAGCATAGAAAACATCTATCCAATTAGCCTGTTAGCTtagcttatattatattaggagtgttttttgcttccaatatctgtttccagtttgttttattatacaATACATAGGCATTCATCTTATATTTCAAGCATGTTGTTTGTGCGCTTAATGTAATAAACGTCATACAATAATGAAATGGGTTATAATTAGTCAAGACATCACCATAACAACTTTTGATCAGGCATTACCAcctgggtcctaaaggagactCGATTCCTGGGCTGATCATGCACACACATGATTACTCATGACACCAGCGGTGTGCATACAGTACACatgtactcttctgatgactAAATTTGCGTCATGTGgactgtacgctgaccctcaTACACGTACCCTTAAagagtgaagtatactttgggctttatgctgccttcatgtgctcttggaattatcgtaaatacaCGTTTCCATAggaaaaaattgcacatgaacgccctcCAACATACCCTCCTAGCTCGTAACCACGGCTTCAGatgtgggaattatcaaatttgcacatgaaggcagcattaacATAAGTAAAATGCATCAGTGTACCTTGTTCCTGCCACAAAATGCCCATGTTTTTCTGAACATAGAACACAGaacatatataaaatcatattctAATTAGTGTTGTCAGCAgtatataaagttaaaattagCAATTTCagatgttgttaaagtttgagGTAAGTCATGATTTGTTGTGCTCTTGGTTGTGCCACAAAAGCAGTTTAGTAAATTCAGACATGGTAATGCTTATCTGTAGTGTGTGAGTACCAAATAGCTGCTACGCTTGTCTCAAAGATGCTAAAGAGCTCTGTAATGAATTGAGCTTGGCTAATTCTCCCACCCAggacatacaaacacacaaatacagcTCCCTCCCCCCTTTACGGCGGTCATTAGCGCCTGACATCCGTGACGGCAGCCATCAGCGTCCGTCTGCATTTTGGAGTAGTGAAAAGAGCTCTGACATCCCCCCCATTTTCACGCCTTTTAAGACTCTTTCATGGGCACAGAGGGGTCTATGACATGCTTTGTTATGTAAGGTATTACCTTAACTGTCCCAAGGATGCAACATCAAATAATGTGTgtgtagacagacagagataggtGGGGTTCCAATTAGAGCCAACAAAAGAGGGGAaagtgaaagaaaaacaaaaatatgctaAGTTACGCtgaaagttaaataaaaacataaataattgACAGAAAGGAACAACCAAAAAGCAAAGGTGATCAATTCTAAAAgagaaaatacaaatatttgtgCATTATTTGTTATAGAATATATTGAGCTTAAATACCTGGTTGATATTTGTTGAACTGttccattatttttttattatttggcaACTGTGTGcaaatatatttctataaagtTGAAAGAGCTTCTTATATTAATGATACTACCTAGATTTTTGGTTTGggttatatttgaatatatcttTACTTCACAATCACGAGCCAATGAACTACAGAAATTATGGCAAATTACAATTAGGATCTCACACAGACCTTCAAAGTGCTCTCATTAACTCTCACAGCAGATGTTTGTCTACTTCACTTCCCCTCGAACTGAACTTCTTTATGACCCGATGAatatatccatatatatatatatgagcttATTAGCTGCTTATTTCTTTCTTTGAAAAAGAAAAGGACCATGACCACAACATCTTTGAAGACATTTACTGACCATTCTGTATTTCAGACATACAACATTGTAATTTCCAAACAGCATTTTACACTACATGTTTCtctttttaacaaaaataatattaagtagCAGCAAAAGAACACACAATAAATAGACATCTTAACAACAAAGCCAAGAAAACCAGTCCGTTCTGGGTCCTCGGTATGCAGGCATTTGAGGTTTCAAGttaaaatgaatcaaaagtCAGTTTTCAAATGCATTTAATGGTACATCCTTTGGCACGATCGACAAGCACACCATCTTTTCTCACAGCGGAAAGAATACAAAGACCCTCAGATAAGCACACAGACTTTTCTTCAATTAAACTGAAGCAGGTTCTTTATTTTCTCACAAACAACATTTCAGTTAGTGCCACTTCACTCACTGTTCTAGAGTTTATCTGGTGCTCGCAGGTACCGGGTGACGCGTGCCATCGTATGGGTCAGAATCAGACCTCGTTGTGCAGACTTTAGAAAGCATCTCGTCCCGTCTCTTGTTCAGCTGTCCAATTCACCAGCACGAGTAAGAGAACAACGGGTATTGGCTCCAGTCCCCTACGTTTCCGTGGTGATACCCGTGATGGACGGCCTGGGTGCTGTATTCACTGGGTAGGTGATGATGGGGAGGTGGTGGAGGGGGGTATTGAGCGGACGCTGCCCCGCTCCACTGTCCCAGAGACTGTTCTGTGCTGTAGGGGGTGTAGAGAGGATGGTGGCCCAGCATACCTGGCTTGGCCTGGGCTATGGCCATGTTCAGCACCCCCGTGTAGTCCTGGTGCCCCGCGGAGGGATGTGGAGGGCAGGGCGGGATGCCGAACTCTGGGGCGGAGGGCTTGCTGGAGGTGTCGTGATCGGGCACGGTGGCAACATCCGGCACACGGGACTCGAAGCTGGAGCGGCCGGTGCTTCCACATCCACTGCTGCTGCCAGCACTGGAGGATGGCGAGGGGGACTTTCCGTATTCATGAAATCTGTGAAAAGATCCAGATTTAATCACTGAGACATTGATGAGGCAGAACATAGCAGAATAAAGGTCTTGTCTGAGGTCAGTACTAAGTACCTGTACGGCTGGTACGTGTTCTGTCCAGGTACGAGCTGTTCAGAGCTGTACATGTCTCGAGGGTCCGAGCCCAGTGGGGACTCTGCACGGAGAGCGTGGCTGTTGTCCCGGTCGCACGCACCTCCCCATGGGGAGTACCGCTCGGCCTTCACCTCCGACTCCTTTCGGCCCACGTGTTCATCATCCAGACCTTCACATGCAGATTGTTGAATATCTGGGAAGATGAATAAAGGAGACTTGAATAAGTTATAACTACTTGGGAATTTGTACTAGAGCTATCCATACTTTGCATAAAGAGAGGCATAAATTCAAATGTGAAGACAATTACCTCTTGGGCTTCCATGTTCAGAGTCTTTTGACACGTTCATTTTCTTTGCAACTCTCTCAGGATCAGCCAGACTTCTATTTGCTCGTCTGTGAAAGAAAAGTTCAATTAAGTAAACAATTTAAAGcaatttattaatcttattggaaatttaaaaaaatatatatatatatattttttttttggtattttactttacatgttttctttgtttttgtataGTTATTCAAGTCTCTTATCAGTTAATATTTTACACTTTAAATGctgagttaaaaacaacccaagttgggttgaaaatggacaaaccaagtggttgggttaaatgtgtgtccaacctgctgggtagttttatttaattcaactattgtttaaaaatgattatatggctggcttaaattgaacccaaaataggttaaaaatcagacacataattactagaggcaacaataataatcaaaaggtgaacatttatcaATTAgcaattttataaatgtttattgtttaattattattcattaaacttattaaaacatgttaatttataaacgtacatttccaacatattttgggttaattttaagcaatagtcatttttaaacaatagttgagttaaatattaaattgtccattttcaactcaacttgggttttttttaacccagcattttttagagtgaatgaggctttgttTTCTAGATTTTAGAAAGTAGTTGGAATAGAAAAATCTAATTTACGAGCAATAtttgatgaaaataaaataaaacatcaagaTGATATTACCTTTTAGAGTTTGTACCCTCATCTCTGAATCCTTTGGCAAAGGGATTGTGGTCAATTTTCAGCTTTGTGATCTGTGAGAGAAATAATGTAACCATCAATCTCAGTTCTAATTAactctaataaaaaaaatgccattatcTATTTAAGCTCAAAATATGTGCATAAAAACATATAGATGCTTTACATATCATAAACAATGAGAGGAACATGTTCTCCCCAATATTATGCCAATCAATGcgttttaaaatttttgtttaAGTGTATAAAACTCTCACCTTTGTGTTCTGGTACGCAGTGACAGCAGTGAAGGTCGTCTCGGGGAAGGTAAAGGTTTGGAAGACACTCCAGCGTACACTGTACAGATCATCAGCCTGGACGATATGGAATCGCGGGTGGTAGCGGTGCATGGAGTGAAGGATAATCTGAATCAAAAGGAGAGATGTGGGTTTGAATCAAAGTCAAATGACTATTGAACAAATGTAAGATTGAGAGTGGGGCACTCACATGTCCATGCTGGTCCAGGGCATTGTTGGTAAGCTTGAGTTTGAGGAAGGACACGGGCTGTTTCATCCAGTGGCTGCCGGGCGCTGGTGAATCAGGGTGTAGGTACGTCCTGTATGGAGGCTGAGGCTCAGCCTTACCGGCGACTTCCCACTTGTCCTTGTTCCACTGCGGAAAAAGAAGCATTTCATTGAATCACTGACCACAGAACAGCGAACTACAGCTTCTACGCTGGCCGTGACATAAGGTGCCGGGGGTGCTGGGGTGTGAGAGTATGTGTGAACGAGAGTGTGTGTTGGGGTAAAACCCCCCAGTGGGTCTGTAAAAACAGGAAGAGTTGGGGCTCTTTGAAGTTGAGGAGCGCAATCAGTGGTGAGAACGTTCCGGGGAGACACATG of the Megalobrama amblycephala isolate DHTTF-2021 linkage group LG12, ASM1881202v1, whole genome shotgun sequence genome contains:
- the tbx16 gene encoding T-box transcription factor 16, with the protein product MMQSIRDLKHNFSLPPPPSMAGAGDSYHQGNIRMTLEDPDLWRSFHEIGTEMIITKPGRRMFPHCKISLSGLVPYAKYILLVDMVPEDGLRYKWNKDKWEVAGKAEPQPPYRTYLHPDSPAPGSHWMKQPVSFLKLKLTNNALDQHGHIILHSMHRYHPRFHIVQADDLYSVRWSVFQTFTFPETTFTAVTAYQNTKITKLKIDHNPFAKGFRDEGTNSKRRANRSLADPERVAKKMNVSKDSEHGSPRDIQQSACEGLDDEHVGRKESEVKAERYSPWGGACDRDNSHALRAESPLGSDPRDMYSSEQLVPGQNTYQPYRFHEYGKSPSPSSSAGSSSGCGSTGRSSFESRVPDVATVPDHDTSSKPSAPEFGIPPCPPHPSAGHQDYTGVLNMAIAQAKPGMLGHHPLYTPYSTEQSLGQWSGAASAQYPPPPPPHHHLPSEYSTQAVHHGYHHGNVGDWSQYPLFSYSCW